From Treponema sp. OMZ 787:
GAAATATTCTACCCAAAAACCATGCAGGTAAACAAATCAATGCAGATACCGCTATACCTAAAAAATTATTTTTTATTGTTTCCATAAATCAATTCTCCAAATTTGCCGGAATTATATCTCTTATATAATTATGATGTCAATATAAATAAATTACAACTTAAGAATTCTAAAAAGGCTTGACAGCAAAAAAAAGGGATGATAAACTGTACGGCATAATAACTATAGGAGGCTTTTTAATGAAAAAGTATGTACCGGAACCATTTAGAATTAAAATGGTTGAACCCATCAAAATGACAACACGTGAGGACCGCATTAAGTATCTTGAAAAAGCAAAATATAATATGTTTAACTTACGCGGCGAAGATGTCTATATTGACTTACTGACAGACAGCGGAACCAACGCAATGAGCGATAAGCAGTGGGGCGGTGTTATGGTCGGAGATGAGGCCTATGCCGGAGGAAAAAGCTATTTCAAATTAGTTGAAGCCGGTCAAGATATTTTCGGATATGAATTTATCCAGCCCGTTCATCAGGGAAGAGCTGCAGAAAAGGTATTATTCCCCTTGCTGCTTAAAAACGGTCAGGTTGCTATTTCAAATATGTTCTTTGATACGACCAGAGCTCATGTAACTCTGGCAGGCGGAAGACCGCTCGACTGCGTATGCAAAGAAGCAAAAAAACCTTCCGAATATGCTCCTTTTAAGGGAAATATGGATGTTGAAAAACTTGAACAGCTTATTAACGAACACGGAAAAGAAAAAGTCGGCATGATTGTAATGACAATTACAAACAACTCTGCCGGCGGACAGGCTGTTTCAATCCAGAACATTCGTGATGTTGCCAAAGTAGCAAAAAAATACGGCATTTTGTTCAATATAGACGCTGCACGGTTTGCAGAAAACGCATATTTTGTAAAACAAAGAGAGGAAGAATTCAAGAATAAATCCATTAAAGAAATTATCCGTGAAATGTTCAGCTATGCCGACACCTTTACAATGAGTGCCAAAAAAGATGCTATCGTTAATATGGGCGGCTTGATCGGTATTAAAAATAATCAGGAAATCTATCAAATGATTAAGGGTAACTGTATTTCTTTCGAAGGTTTTATCACCTACGGAGGTCTTGCAGGACGCGACCTTGAAGCCTTGGCCATCGGTTTATACGAAGGTATTGATGAAGAATATCTGAAATACCGAAATGCTTCTATGGAATACTTAGCTTCTCAGCTTCTTGATGCAGGTATTGCAATTCAAAACCCTGCAGGCGGGCACGGCGTTTATGTTGATGCAAATGCCATGTTCCCTCACATTCCGTATTATGAATTCCCCGGCCACACTCTTTGCGTAGAGTTATACAAGGAAGCCGGAATCCGAACATGCGACATCGGTTCTTTCATGCTCGGAAACGATCCCGAAACCGGAGAACAAATCAAATCCGAATTTGAATTCGCCCGCCTCGCAATTCCTAGACGAGTATATACACAGTCTCACTTAGATGTTATTGCAGGAGCTTTAATTAACATTAAAGAAAGAGCATCTCAAGTTAAGGGATACAAAATTATCTGGGAGCCCCCGATTCTTAGACACTTCCAAGCTCATTTAGAGCCTATAAAATAACAGCCCCTTTTAAATAAGCATACATACCGATTAGTCTTGTAGGCTAATCGGTATTTTTTTGTAAAATTATAATATACTGGCTCGCTCTGCCATCCATCTTATTTGATTTTTCAGGATATCTATGCAGATAAACGGAGTCATTTTTAAAATCAGTTAGTAGTTATTAAAAAATATGATTTTAAGAATCGGGTAATTAAAGAATATTTTAATCAAGTATCAGGCATACCTTGATCTAAGTAAAGCTGTCCGGCTCAAAATCGAGTCCGGACAGCTTTACAAAATGATATTCCTCAGTTTATTTTAGCTTGGCGGGTAAAAATCGTTTTTGAACATATGCAAGTGTTGAACCTTTTGGAACATTAGTCCCTGCTTTTGTGTCAACAATCCTAAATTTAAAAACTTTTAAATACACATTGTTCTCTTCCAGTTCTTCTTCTATGTCCGCGGCAGACAGTTCGTTACGCTGTACTTTTACGGTTAATTCCACAATAAAGTTACTATACATGAATTGCTGTTCTTTATCTAAAACAATCCAACCGGGCTGGGTACATGAACTAAAAAGCACTAGCATACTTATTGCTAAAAAAGCACCCATTAAAACATTAATATTTCGTTTCATAATATCACTCCTTTTTTTGTAAATTGAATTTACAAAAGTATAATTTTTTAAGTTTCACATACGCAAAACTTTCTTCTATGTATATCCCCCCGAAAATGTCAAGAACAAAATTTTAAATACCATAAAAATATCAAGATTTTTACATATACTTATTATAGAGAGACCCTCTAGTGTAAAATTTCCCACTTCGCCAGACACCTTGAATAATAAACGAATTTAATATAGAATAAAAAAGCCATCATTAGTAATTGGCAAATTATTTTAAATTTTATATAAATTTTTTGGAGGCATTATGGCAAAAGTCGCTATAAAAGGAGCAAGCTACATTCTAGTTCATGCTCCCGATCTTCTTTTTCACAACGGTTCAACTCAAACAGGCACAAGGCTTGCAAACCCTGAGGATGAATATTTAAAGGCAATCCCCTCTCATTTACGCAGCTTTGAAGAGGCAGTAAACTATCCGCCTAACCAGGTTTATATCGGAAACATGACTCCCGAAGACTTGGAAGCAATCCCCGAACCTTGGTACAAGGATGCAAAAAAGGCCGAAAGAAACGGAAAATTCGGCGAGATTATGACTCAGGCCGAGTTCTACATCTTGATGAAGCATTCCGATGTTTTTGAACTCGTTTATTTCTCAAAGGAATTCACAGCCGAAGCTGCAAAACTCATCGAAAATCATCCGATTATGAAAACCCAAGACATTAAGCTCGGAGAAGGCCACGACATTGCCGAAATCCAAAAAATGGTAGATGCTCACACGGCTGAAGGCCTCTACGAACAGGGAAAACTCATCGGTTGTGTAAAGCAGGCTCACGACACAGACGAAAACTTGAGTGCCCACACCATGCTTGAAAACCTCGCCACAAAGGCTTCCGGTATTCTTTCCGCATGGCACATGGGAAAACTCGAAGGCATCGATATGAAGGATGTCGAATACATCATCGAATGTTCGGAAGAAGCCGCAGGCGATATTAACCAGAGAGGAGGCGGAAACATTGCAAAGGCAGTCGGAGA
This genomic window contains:
- a CDS encoding tryptophanase, producing MKKYVPEPFRIKMVEPIKMTTREDRIKYLEKAKYNMFNLRGEDVYIDLLTDSGTNAMSDKQWGGVMVGDEAYAGGKSYFKLVEAGQDIFGYEFIQPVHQGRAAEKVLFPLLLKNGQVAISNMFFDTTRAHVTLAGGRPLDCVCKEAKKPSEYAPFKGNMDVEKLEQLINEHGKEKVGMIVMTITNNSAGGQAVSIQNIRDVAKVAKKYGILFNIDAARFAENAYFVKQREEEFKNKSIKEIIREMFSYADTFTMSAKKDAIVNMGGLIGIKNNQEIYQMIKGNCISFEGFITYGGLAGRDLEALAIGLYEGIDEEYLKYRNASMEYLASQLLDAGIAIQNPAGGHGVYVDANAMFPHIPYYEFPGHTLCVELYKEAGIRTCDIGSFMLGNDPETGEQIKSEFEFARLAIPRRVYTQSHLDVIAGALINIKERASQVKGYKIIWEPPILRHFQAHLEPIK